A single genomic interval of Macadamia integrifolia cultivar HAES 741 chromosome 6, SCU_Mint_v3, whole genome shotgun sequence harbors:
- the LOC122081496 gene encoding GDSL esterase/lipase At4g01130-like isoform X2 — MAGDSIHSFMLFFLATTLLLSNSVSFTVDRLFSSGPPPSIFVFGDSLSDTGNAVEAYSFYNQAEKSPYGSTFFHSPSGRFSDGRLIIDFLTSKWGLPFLQPYFSNIAPNYRHGINFAVGGATAQNITDPVVFFLHLQINHFLSFKHKVYSSLNAKHISRCAVSHVPPVEAFNNGLYVICIGSNDFLRAILRDNLTPTVVKQKTVPLDLHKEGAMNFLVFNFPAFGCTPLALTLGSMGPFNSTDQFGCLQVYNAVVDFANVGLEKSLHVLSNKFSNIHVALVDFQKFTFDVAANPEIYGFRRSEKFKACCGYGGGPYNYNPLISCGKNAEAKACSNPREYTSWDGLHPTDAFNQRFVEELTKGTHYRRSIGG, encoded by the exons ATGGCAGGAGACTCAATTCATTCTTTCATGCTGTTTTTCTTAGCCACTACTCTCCTTCTAAGCAACAGTGTGAGCTTTACAGTGGACCGCTTGTTCTCAAGTGGCCCTCCTCCTTCAATCTTTGTGTTTGGAGATTCATTGAGTGATACTGGAAATGCAGTTGAAGCTTACTCATTTTACAATCAAGCTGAGAAGTCGCCATATGGCTCTACCTTCTTCCATTCTCCTTCTGGGCGATTCTCAGATGGTCGTTTGATTATAGATTTCTTGA CTTCTAAATGGGGATTACCATTTCTTCAACCCTATTTCAGCAATATTGCTCCCAACTACAGACATGGCATCAATTTTGCAGTTGGAGGAGCAACAGCACAAAACATCACTGATCCAGTGGTTTTCTTCCTTCACCTACAGATTAATCATTTCCTTAGTTTCAAGCACAAGGTCTACAGTTCCTTAAATGCCAAACATATATCCA GATGTGCAGTTTCTCATGTTCCTCCAGTGGAGGCATTCAACAATGGGCTTTATGTGATCTGTATTGGCTCCAATGACTTCCTCAGAGCTATTTTAAGGGATAATCTAACCCCTACAGTAGTAAAACAGAAGACAGTTCCTTTG GATCTCCACAAGGAAGGAGCAATGAATTTCTTGGTCTTCAACTTCCCAGCCTTCGGATGTACACCATTAGCATTGACTCTGGGTTCTATGGGACCATTCAATTCGACCGATCAATTTGGATGCCTTCAAGTGTACAATGCTGTTGTGGATTTTGCAAATGTTGGGTTGGAAAAATCCCTTCATGTTCTCAGTAACAAGTTCAGTAATATACATGTCGCATTAGTGGACTTCCAGAAGTTCACATTTGATGTGGCTGCAAACCCTGAAATCTATG GATTCAGGAGAAGTGAGAAGTTCAAGGCTTGTTGTGGCTACGGAGGAGGCCCCTATAACTACAACCCATTGATTTCATGTGGAAAGAATGCAGAAGCAAAAGCTTGTAGTAATCCAAGGGAGTATACCAGTTGGGATGGCTTGCATCCAACCGATGCTTTCAACCAACGTTTTGTAGAGGAGTTGACGAAGGGGACGCACTACAGGAGATCCATTGGTGGCTGA
- the LOC122081496 gene encoding GDSL esterase/lipase At4g01130-like isoform X1, producing the protein MAGDSIHSFMLFFLATTLLLSNSVSFTVDRLFSSGPPPSIFVFGDSLSDTGNAVEAYSFYNQAEKSPYGSTFFHSPSGRFSDGRLIIDFLTSKWGLPFLQPYFSNIAPNYRHGINFAVGGATAQNITDPVVFFLHLQINHFLSFKHKVYSSLNAKHISRCAVSHVPPVEAFNNGLYVICIGSNDFLRAILRDNLTPTVVKQKTVPLVISAITKAIKDLHKEGAMNFLVFNFPAFGCTPLALTLGSMGPFNSTDQFGCLQVYNAVVDFANVGLEKSLHVLSNKFSNIHVALVDFQKFTFDVAANPEIYGFRRSEKFKACCGYGGGPYNYNPLISCGKNAEAKACSNPREYTSWDGLHPTDAFNQRFVEELTKGTHYRRSIGG; encoded by the exons ATGGCAGGAGACTCAATTCATTCTTTCATGCTGTTTTTCTTAGCCACTACTCTCCTTCTAAGCAACAGTGTGAGCTTTACAGTGGACCGCTTGTTCTCAAGTGGCCCTCCTCCTTCAATCTTTGTGTTTGGAGATTCATTGAGTGATACTGGAAATGCAGTTGAAGCTTACTCATTTTACAATCAAGCTGAGAAGTCGCCATATGGCTCTACCTTCTTCCATTCTCCTTCTGGGCGATTCTCAGATGGTCGTTTGATTATAGATTTCTTGA CTTCTAAATGGGGATTACCATTTCTTCAACCCTATTTCAGCAATATTGCTCCCAACTACAGACATGGCATCAATTTTGCAGTTGGAGGAGCAACAGCACAAAACATCACTGATCCAGTGGTTTTCTTCCTTCACCTACAGATTAATCATTTCCTTAGTTTCAAGCACAAGGTCTACAGTTCCTTAAATGCCAAACATATATCCA GATGTGCAGTTTCTCATGTTCCTCCAGTGGAGGCATTCAACAATGGGCTTTATGTGATCTGTATTGGCTCCAATGACTTCCTCAGAGCTATTTTAAGGGATAATCTAACCCCTACAGTAGTAAAACAGAAGACAGTTCCTTTGGTAATATCAGCAATCACAAAAGCCATAAAA GATCTCCACAAGGAAGGAGCAATGAATTTCTTGGTCTTCAACTTCCCAGCCTTCGGATGTACACCATTAGCATTGACTCTGGGTTCTATGGGACCATTCAATTCGACCGATCAATTTGGATGCCTTCAAGTGTACAATGCTGTTGTGGATTTTGCAAATGTTGGGTTGGAAAAATCCCTTCATGTTCTCAGTAACAAGTTCAGTAATATACATGTCGCATTAGTGGACTTCCAGAAGTTCACATTTGATGTGGCTGCAAACCCTGAAATCTATG GATTCAGGAGAAGTGAGAAGTTCAAGGCTTGTTGTGGCTACGGAGGAGGCCCCTATAACTACAACCCATTGATTTCATGTGGAAAGAATGCAGAAGCAAAAGCTTGTAGTAATCCAAGGGAGTATACCAGTTGGGATGGCTTGCATCCAACCGATGCTTTCAACCAACGTTTTGTAGAGGAGTTGACGAAGGGGACGCACTACAGGAGATCCATTGGTGGCTGA
- the LOC122080751 gene encoding non-specific lipid transfer protein GPI-anchored 3-like: protein MDSQLLFSLVLFSSWVFLGFSQSSGGASDPTACITKLLPCQDSIKSPAAPPASCCVPLKQMINDDPQCLCGIYNDPSFLKNLNITQTDLLSLPKGCGVKVDMSVCKTAPGASSPTASSVPATSNGTSTSSNSTSSNSTSSPTSKNSADGISPFSGLGFIATFVTLILSAF from the exons ATGGATTCTCAGCTCTTGTTTTCCCTTGTTCTATTCTCTTCATGGGTTTTCTTGGGCTTCTCTCAAAGCTCTGGAGGTGCTAGTGATCCAACCGCATGTATAACTAAGCTACTCCCTTGCCAGGATTCTATAAAAAGTCCAGCGGCACCGCCGGCGTCGTGTTGTGTCCCATTGAAGCAGATGATCAACGATGATCCACAATGCTTGTGTGGTATCTATAACGACCCATCGTTTCTAAAGAATCTAAACATAACACAGACTGATCTCTTGTCGCTTCCAAAGGGATGTGGTGTCAAAGTTGACATGTCTGTGTGCAAAACAG CTCCTGGGGCTAGTTCACCTACTGCTTCATCAGTTCCAGCAACTTCAAATG gTACTAGTACCAGTAGCAACTCAACCAGTAGTAACTCTACTAGCAGTCCAACCAGCAAAAACTCAGCAGATGGGATCTCTCCTTTCAGTGGACTTGGTTTTATTGCTACATTTGTTACTTTAATCTTGTCAGCATTCTAG
- the LOC122080697 gene encoding pentatricopeptide repeat-containing protein At1g03560, mitochondrial: MIPLENTLSTVASSRAMEAANSLFLLGNSMTTVAFQNARNSFVFSSNLFRQTHTFLPLLPRRTQPFRMYNIGGSQESLLTPPEAASVSPGRSFLHPNSRFISCTALPPPEWIEPFVDVSDLVVRPNNLEPSPWINRILSLLDDCPTLESNLNDYCRKFLIRLSPNFVSYLLRSTEIREKPGLAFRFFSWAGKQRSYCHKLESYVSLINTLSLVRDLGRIRCLAAEMRDRDYAMTVSAANSLIKNFGVLGMVEELLWVWGRMKENGIEPSLFTYNFLMDGLVNSMFIEPAERVFEVMEGGKNHPDVVTYNIMIKGYCKAGKTQKAMEKFREMEAKNIEPDKITYLTLMQSCYAEGNFDYCLGLYHEMEEKGLEIPPHAYSLVIGGLCKEGKSAEGYAVYRNMVRKGCKANVAIYTAMIDSFAKCGNVEEAMKLFQRMKDEGFEPDEVTYGAIVNGLCKAGKLEKAMEYFQFCRENGVAVNAVFYSSLIDGLGKAGRLDEAEKLFEEMADKGCTRDSYCYNALIDAFSKCGKIDEALILFRRMEDEGCDQTVYTYTILISGLFKEHRNEEALKLWEEMIDKGITPTPASFRALSTGLCLSGKVARACKILDELAPMGVLPVTAFEDMINVLCKAGRIEQACKLADGIVDRGREIPGRVRTVLINALRKAGNAELAIKLMHSKIGIGYDRWGSVKKRVKFRILLEN; encoded by the exons ATGATACCATTAGAGAACACCC tttcaactGTTGCTTCGAGTAGAGCCATGGAAGCCGCAAATTCCTTGTTTCTTCTGGGGAATTCGATGACAACAGTAGCTTTCCAGAACGCCAGAAATTCCTTCGTGTTCTCCAGCAATCTTTTCCGCCAAACTCatacttttcttcctcttctccctcgGAGAACTCAACCCTTTCGTATGTACAACATTGGCGGTTCTCAGGAATCCCTGCTCACACCGCCGGAAGCAGCCTCGGTTTCACCCGGGAGATCGTTTTTGCACCCCAATTCAAGGTTCATTTCTTGCACTGCCCTTCCTCCTCCTGAATGGATAGAACCTTTCGTTGATGTGTCAGATCTTGTTGTAAGGCCAAACAATCTGGAACCCTCGCCTTGGATCAATCGGATTCTTAGCCTCTTAGACGATTGTCCTACCTTGGAGTCAAACTTAAACGATTATTGCCGGAAGTTCTTGATAAGATTATCCCCCAACTTCGTTTCGTACTTGCTAAGATCAACCGAGATTAGGGAAAAGCCTGGGCTTGCTTTTCGATTCTTCAGTTGGGCTGGTAAACAGAGAAGTTACTGTCACAAACTCGAATCTTATGTTTCTCTGATCAATACTCTATCATTGGTACGGGATTTGGGGAGAATTCGATGTTTAGCTGCCGAAATGAGAGACAGAGACTATGCTATGACTGTATCTGCAGCTAATTCTTTGATTAAGAACTTTGGGGTTTTGGGGATGGTGGAGGAGCTGTTATGGGTCTGGGGTCGaatgaaggagaatgggatTGAACCGAGCTTGTTCACTTACAATTTTCTGATGGATGGGTTGGTGAATTCAATGTTTATTGAACCTGCTGAGAGGGTTTTTGAGGTTATGGAAGGTGGGAAGAACCACCCTGATGTTGTAACTTATAATATAATGATTAAAGGGTATTGCAAGGCAGGGAAAACCCAGAAAGCAATGGAGAAATTTAGGGAGATGGAAGCTAAAAATATAGAACCTGATAAGATTACTTATCTGACTTTGATGCAGTCATGTTATGCAGAGGGAAATTTTGATTATTGTCTGGGTCTTTATCATGAAATGGAAGAGAAGGGGCTGGAGATTCCCCCTCATGCTTATAGTCTAGTGATTGGAGGGCTCTGTAAAGAGGGTAAGTCTGCTGAAGGGTATGCTGTTTATCGGAATATGGTTAGAAAGGGTTGCAAAGCTAACGTGGCGATTTATACTGCTATGATTGATTCATTCGCCAAATGTGGGAATGTGGAGGAAGCTATGAAGCTCTTCCAGAGAATGAAGGATGAGGGATTTGAGCCTGATGAGGTCACTTATGGGGCCATTGTGAATGGCTTATGCAAGGCAGGTAAGCTGGAGAAGGCCATGGAATACTTCCAGTTCTGTAGAGAGAATGGTGTTGCTGTTAATGCCGTTTTCTATTCCAGTCTTATTGATGGTCTTGGAAAAGCTGGGAGACTGGATGAAGCAGAGAAGCTTTTTGAAGAAATGGCTGACAAGGGTTGCACAAGGGATTCCTATTGCTACAATGCACTTATAGATGCCTTTTCCAAATGTGGAAAGATCGATGAAGCTTTGATTCTCTTTAGAAGAATGGAAGATGAAGGTTGTGATCAGACTGTTTATACATACACAATCCTCATCAGTGGATTGTTCAAAGAACATAGAAATGAAGAAGCATTGAAGTTGTGGGAGGAGATGATTGACAAGGGTATAACGCCCACTCCAGCCTCTTTCAGAGCTCTCTCAACAGGGCTTTGCCTTTCTGGCAAAGTTGCCCGGGCTTGTAAGATACTGGATGAACTTGCACCAATGGGAGTTCTTCCAGTAACGGCCTTTGAGGACATGATCAATGTGCTGTGTAAGGCAGGTCGCATTGAGCAGGCTTGCAAGTTGGCTGACGGGATTGTTGATAGAGGTCGTGAGATACCGGGAAGAGTTCGTACTGTTCTAATCAATGCATTAAGGAAGGCTGGTAATGCCGAGTTGGCGATTAAACTGATGCACAGTAAAATTGGTATTGGTTATGACAGATGGGGCAGCGTCAAAAAGCGAGTGAAGTTCCGCATCCTTTTAGAGAATTGA